The window GGCGTCCGCGATCACTCGAGCGCCGGCGGGTCGACCGGCTCGAGCCCCCACTCGTCGAAAAACTCGGAGAGGAACTCGGCCCGATCGCCGATCTCCCCCGGGGCGTGGGAGTCCGTCCCGACGGTGACGGCCACGTCGTGCTCGCGCAGGACCTCGAGGAACGCCTCCGCGGGATGAACGACACTCGCGTCGGTCAGGGCGCGACCGGCGTTGATCTCGGGAACCGTACGGGAGTCGGCGAGCGCGCGGGCGACCCGGCGGTAGTGGTCGCGGGTCGCACGGCCCCGCAACGGTCTCGTCCGCTCGAGCAGATCGACGTGGGCAGCGACGTCGAACAGTTCCGACTCGATCAGGGCGACGAGCCGGTCGAAGTACTCGTCGACGATCCGGTCGCGTTCGGCCTCCGGGCGGTCGGTAAACTGCGAGGCGACCTGGACGTTCGCCCCCGCGACCTCGTGGACGCTCCCGATGGCGTAGTCGAAGCCGGCTTCCTCGAGGAACTCCCGGATCGCCTCCTCGTCTCGCGGATCGTAGTCCATCTCGACGGCGTCGTAGACCTGGATCGACGCCTCCTCGCGCAGGCGCTCGAGCGCGCGGCGTCGCCGCTCGTAGGTGAGATCGAGGTTGAACCCGTAAACGCTGCGGACCCACTCCATCCGGTCCCGCGGTGCGACGTTGCAGTGGTCGGCGAACCCGACGCCGTCGAGATCGGCGGCCTCGGCGGCCCGGACCATCCCCTCGAGGAACTCGCCGTCGGAGTAGTTCGAGTGGACGTGGAAGTCCTCCATACCCCGTTCACGTCGATGCGAGAGTTAGGCGTTACGCCGGCTTCGGACGACGGCTTCCTACGTGACAGTTAGGCCGCGGCGGTCTGGCCCCGCTCGATCAGACTTCGGTAATAGGCTACGAAGTACGTGTAAGCGTAGGCCAGCCCGAGCGTTCCGAAGACGACCGTCGCTGCAGCCGAGAGCAGTAACGTCGATTCGGAGGCGACCATGGTCTCGCCGGTTTCGGTGAACTCGAGGGCCATCGTGTACAACACCATTCCCGGTCCCTGCCCGAGCAGGCTGATCACGACGAAAACGATGGAGAAGCCGACGACGCCGAGGAAGTTCCGCCGGACGAGGCTAATGCTCTGCAAGAACGAGTCGAACGCGCTGGCGTCACTGACGACGATCGCAGCATCGTAGAACTGCAGACACAGGAGGACGACGGCGAACAGGCCCAGTAGAAGAATGCCGGCGACCAGGAACCCACCTCCCCCACCACCGGCGGCGGCCGTACCGATTCCGATGAACGCCATCAGGAGGAGTCCGCCGAACCCGAGACCGGTGAAAATCGCGAAAAAGAGGATCGTCGCACCGAGCAGCGACACGTAGTTCTCCTTCCCGCCACGGACGAACGACCCGAGACGGGTCGAGCCCTCGAGCCCTTCGTCGACCATCGTGATGAATCCCCCGAGGAAAAACGGCGTGACGAAGATCGATACGGGAACCGAAAGCAGTTGTGCGATCGGACCCGCGTAGGCGTCGAGAAGCACGTAGCTCTCGCTGAACAGCGTGAAGAGTAGCGCTCCCACCAGAATGACAGGGTTCTTTCGAATCGTAGCTAGCGCGGTCGACAACGCCCCAATGACGCTCATACCCGTGACCTCTCACGGGCGTCTCTTGAAGCGACGAGCAGATTCTCCGACCGAGAAAACGCCACAGCGTCGCGTTACGTTCTGGTTACTCGTTTCGCGGGTTGCTCGGGTGGTAATCGGTGTCGTACTCGCCGGGCTGGTCGTCGACGCGGTCGGGATTGATCCGGCCCGACAGCAGCATGAAGTCCACGAGCGTCAGCGCGAGCATCGCCTCGACGACGGGCACGCCCCGGGGCGGCAGAACGGGGTCGTGGCGGCCGATGACCTGCTCCTCCTTGATCTCGCCCGTCTCCCAGTCGGCGGTCTGCTGGCTCTTGGGGATCGACGTCGGTGCGTGCAGCGTCACCTCGCCGTAGATCGGCTCGCCGCTCGAGATGCCGCCCTGGATGCCGCCGTGGTCGTTCTCGACGGGGGTCGGGTTACCCTCGTCGTCGAACTCCCAGTCGTCGTTGCGTTCCTTGCCGGTCCACTCTCGAGCCTCCCGGCCGAGCCCGAACTCGAAGGCCGTCGTCGCCGGCACCGACATCATGGCCTGCCCGAGTCGCGCGGAGAGGGAGTCGAAGCGGGGCGCGCCCAGCCCCGCCGGGACACCCTGGGCCTCGAAGTAGATCGAGCCGCCGATGGAGTCGCCCTCTTGCTGGTATTCCTCGATCAACTCCTGCATCCGCTCGGCGGTTTCGGGATGGGCACACCGGACGTCGTTCTCCTCGCTGTGTTCCTTGATCTCCTCGAAGCTCACGTCGGGCGCCTCGACGTTGCCGATCTGGTTCACGTGGGCCTTGAGTTCGATCCCTTCCCGCTCGAGCAGTTTCTTCGCGATCGCCCCTGCGGCGACCCAGTTGACCGTCTCGCGGGCCGACGAGCGGCCGCCGCCGCCCCAGTTGCGCGTCCCGAATTTCGCTGAATAGGTGAAGTCGCCGTGACTGGGTCGTGGCGCGGTGATGAAGGGTTCGTACTTCTCCGAACGCGCGTCCTTGTTCTGGATGACCAGTCCGATCGGCGTTCCCGTGGTGTAACCGTCCTGGATGCCGGACTTGATCGAGACGTCGTCGGGTTCCCCGCGGCTCGTGGTGATCATCGACTGGCCCGGCTTGCGCCGATCGAGGTCCCCCTGGATGTCCTCCTCCGAGAGCTCGAGGCCGGCAGGACAGCCCGAGACGGTACAGCCCATCGCCTCGCCGTGGCTCTCGCCGAACGTGGTCACCTGGAAGAGGCGACCGAAACGGTTGCCGTTCATTACCGCCCCCTCGGGGACGGGGACACTTAGCAACCCAGGATTCCTGCAAGTGCTGGCACGGCAGGAGCTACAGCGCTCCGAGTTCGACCGCCGCGAACGGCACCGGCATCTCGTCGGGGGTGAACCCCTGTGCAGTCCAACCAGGTCGAGTCTGTCCCGGCCGGAGCCCTACCGGGTTGACAGTTCGCCGTAGCGGCCGACGGGATCACCCAGCCGGCGCCGAACGCAGTCGCTTCCTTCGCTCGAGTCCCGTGGGCCGAACAGCCGCCGCTCGAGGATCCCTCGCAGGTGAAAATCCGCACTCCCGATCGAGATCGGGCCGCATGCGCCTCACGACGGGGTCGGAGGAACCCCCCTCGAGGTCGGCGACGGGACTGGACCGAAAAATCGCACGAACGACGCTGTGCGCAAGCGAGCGTGCCCTGTCGACCCGCCGGGAGTCAGTCGGACTCCTCGTCGTAGAACTCCTCGTGGGGCTCGAGGACCTCGAGTTTCGGCGGCTCCGCTTGGCGAACGATGAACACGTCGTAGTCCTGCTCCGACGCGACGTGGACGCCGACGCTGGTCAGCGGCGTCACCACACGGCCGACGTTATCGCTCCCGAGGAAGACCACGCTGGGGTCGTGCTCGCGGGCCAGTCGCTCGACGTGGTCGGCGATCCGGTCTTCGGGCGGAAACTCCCGGATTCGCTCGTACTCGAACGCCGCGTCGGGGGCTAGCGTGTGGACCCGCTCCCGGAGCCGACCGATGGTCACCTCGACATTGTAGGGTTCGTCCTCGTCGATCCACCCTTTCTCCCGGGCGTACCGCTTTCGTTCGGGGACGACGGTGACGGTCGTGATCTCCTGGTCGAGCGCCCGCGCGTACTCGACTGCTCTGACGAGGGCGGCTTCCGCGAGTTCCGATCCGTCGAAGGGGACGACGAACGTCATGCGCAGGCCTTCGACGGCCTCCGCATTAACACCGCAGGGCGGTTCCCGCTCACCGAGGAGGCAGACGCCTATGCGTCGCTCCCCGAGTCGACCGTGAGCGCGGCCGCCGCACGCTCGGCGGTGTCCCGCAACAGCGGCCGATCGTCGGTGAAGACCTCGACGGCGACGGTTCCCTCGAAGCCCGCGAGGTGGTCGGCGACGATGCCGTAATCCACCTCCCCCGCGCCGATCGGGAGGTGCGTGTCCCCCCGACTCCGGACGTCGTGGACGTGCAGGTGCGAGACTGACGCGCCGTAGTCCGAGAGGAACCGGTCGACGCCGTCGTCGCCGTCCTCCATGTAGGCGTGGCCCACGTCGAAGCAGACGGCCGTCTCCGTCTCGCGCGCCAGATCGCCAAGCACCGACAGCGGCAGCCCCCGCCGCTGGTGGCCGACGTTTTCGACGACGAGTTCGACGCCGGCCTCGTCGGCAGCCGCTCCGATCGCCTCGAGCTGGTCCCCGAAGACCGGTCGCAGATCGGTGTCGTGGGGATTCCGGGCGGTCCCGTGGAGAACGGCCTTCCGCGCGCCGACGGTCCCGGCCCACGAGAGCAGTCGCGAGAGGGAGTCGATGATCGCGTCGTTGATCTCCGGGACCGGGGTCGCGACGACCTGTTCGAACGGCAGGTGAACGCAGAGATCGGCGTCCGCGTCGGCCAGGAGCGCCTCGAGTCGGTCCTCGTCGATGTCGTCGGGGACGGTGCCCTCACCGATCGACAGTTCCGCGAAGTCGAAGCCCGAAATCGTGTCCGCCAGCCGCTCGAGCGAGTCGCCGACGGTGAGTCCGATTTCGGCGTTCGCAGGCAGGTCCATCTGGGTGTCAGCGTCGGAGTCTGGGTTCGGGTCCGAGTCCTGATCCGTATCCGCGCCCATACCGACGCACAGGCCGGAAGCCCCATAGCTGTGGTGACGGTTCTCGCCGGCTCGAGCGTCGGGTCATGACTCTCACGCGTAACCGACTCGTCCGCTCGAGGTCAAACAGCGCCGCGATACTGCCAGCGCACGTGACTGTAGGTGAACCCTTTTTCCCGTCGCCGTGGTAGCGAATCCGGATGGAGGGACTTCGCTGGGTCACCCTGTCCGAGGAGGAGCGCAACGAGTTCCTGGGCAACGGCGGCACCGGCGTCCTCTCGTTCGGGACGGACGCCGGGGAGTCGCCGGCATCGCTCCCAGTGTCGTACGGCTACTACGCCGACGCCGGGAACTTCTACTTCAGGCTCTCGTTCCCGCCCGGAACGCGAAAGGAAGAGGCCGTCGACGACCCCGTCTCGTTCGTCACCTACGGCGAGGTCGACGACGGCTGGCGAAGCGTGATCGCGACCGGCGAACTCGAGGAACTGACCGACGTCGAAGGGGAGTCGGCGGCGGTCCAGGGGATGTGGGCAGTCCACATCCCCACGGTCGACGTCTTCGACCGCCCGAGGGACGAGATCGACTTCGTCGACTTCCGGCTCGTTCCGGACGAACTGACCGGACGGAAGAGCGTGCCCGAATGAGTGTTCGCCGACCGATTCGAATAGCGATATCGGTCGCGTAGCTGTGGTACGTGTGTCGAAATCGGCCGAACGATT of the Halobiforma lacisalsi AJ5 genome contains:
- a CDS encoding DUF7847 domain-containing protein; this translates as MSVIGALSTALATIRKNPVILVGALLFTLFSESYVLLDAYAGPIAQLLSVPVSIFVTPFFLGGFITMVDEGLEGSTRLGSFVRGGKENYVSLLGATILFFAIFTGLGFGGLLLMAFIGIGTAAAGGGGGGFLVAGILLLGLFAVVLLCLQFYDAAIVVSDASAFDSFLQSISLVRRNFLGVVGFSIVFVVISLLGQGPGMVLYTMALEFTETGETMVASESTLLLSAAATVVFGTLGLAYAYTYFVAYYRSLIERGQTAAA
- a CDS encoding PHP domain-containing protein, with the translated sequence MEDFHVHSNYSDGEFLEGMVRAAEAADLDGVGFADHCNVAPRDRMEWVRSVYGFNLDLTYERRRRALERLREEASIQVYDAVEMDYDPRDEEAIREFLEEAGFDYAIGSVHEVAGANVQVASQFTDRPEAERDRIVDEYFDRLVALIESELFDVAAHVDLLERTRPLRGRATRDHYRRVARALADSRTVPEINAGRALTDASVVHPAEAFLEVLREHDVAVTVGTDSHAPGEIGDRAEFLSEFFDEWGLEPVDPPALE
- a CDS encoding sugar phosphate isomerase/epimerase family protein yields the protein MDLPANAEIGLTVGDSLERLADTISGFDFAELSIGEGTVPDDIDEDRLEALLADADADLCVHLPFEQVVATPVPEINDAIIDSLSRLLSWAGTVGARKAVLHGTARNPHDTDLRPVFGDQLEAIGAAADEAGVELVVENVGHQRRGLPLSVLGDLARETETAVCFDVGHAYMEDGDDGVDRFLSDYGASVSHLHVHDVRSRGDTHLPIGAGEVDYGIVADHLAGFEGTVAVEVFTDDRPLLRDTAERAAAALTVDSGSDA
- a CDS encoding pyridoxamine 5'-phosphate oxidase family protein, whose amino-acid sequence is MEGLRWVTLSEEERNEFLGNGGTGVLSFGTDAGESPASLPVSYGYYADAGNFYFRLSFPPGTRKEEAVDDPVSFVTYGEVDDGWRSVIATGELEELTDVEGESAAVQGMWAVHIPTVDVFDRPRDEIDFVDFRLVPDELTGRKSVPE
- the aroC gene encoding chorismate synthase, whose translation is MNGNRFGRLFQVTTFGESHGEAMGCTVSGCPAGLELSEEDIQGDLDRRKPGQSMITTSRGEPDDVSIKSGIQDGYTTGTPIGLVIQNKDARSEKYEPFITAPRPSHGDFTYSAKFGTRNWGGGGRSSARETVNWVAAGAIAKKLLEREGIELKAHVNQIGNVEAPDVSFEEIKEHSEENDVRCAHPETAERMQELIEEYQQEGDSIGGSIYFEAQGVPAGLGAPRFDSLSARLGQAMMSVPATTAFEFGLGREAREWTGKERNDDWEFDDEGNPTPVENDHGGIQGGISSGEPIYGEVTLHAPTSIPKSQQTADWETGEIKEEQVIGRHDPVLPPRGVPVVEAMLALTLVDFMLLSGRINPDRVDDQPGEYDTDYHPSNPRNE
- a CDS encoding universal stress protein, translated to MTFVVPFDGSELAEAALVRAVEYARALDQEITTVTVVPERKRYAREKGWIDEDEPYNVEVTIGRLRERVHTLAPDAAFEYERIREFPPEDRIADHVERLAREHDPSVVFLGSDNVGRVVTPLTSVGVHVASEQDYDVFIVRQAEPPKLEVLEPHEEFYDEESD